A region of Pasteurellaceae bacterium Orientalotternb1 DNA encodes the following proteins:
- a CDS encoding aspartate/glutamate racemase: MKTLGIIGGMSPESTVTYYSQINRLVNKAKGGNHSAKLLMVSVEFEQIVQCQKAGDWQKAGQILAEAAQALEKMGADGILLATNTMHKVAEQIISATHIPFLHIIDATAQGIKAQGLQKVALLGTRFTMQDDFYRNGLNERGIIAIVPNESQQTEIHRIIFEELCFGKFLSTSKQYYLDVITDLQRQGAEGVILGCTEIGLLIQQADLTLPFFDTSMLHSQMAAEFILSDK, from the coding sequence ATGAAAACCCTTGGTATTATTGGTGGGATGTCGCCTGAAAGCACCGTTACCTACTATTCACAAATCAACCGCTTGGTTAATAAAGCTAAAGGCGGAAATCACAGTGCGAAATTGTTGATGGTGAGTGTCGAATTTGAACAAATTGTGCAATGCCAAAAAGCAGGAGATTGGCAAAAAGCGGGGCAAATTCTCGCTGAAGCGGCTCAAGCCTTAGAAAAAATGGGGGCAGACGGTATTCTGTTAGCAACGAATACGATGCATAAAGTAGCGGAACAAATCATTTCTGCCACTCACATTCCTTTTCTACATATTATTGATGCCACTGCACAAGGTATTAAAGCACAAGGCTTGCAGAAAGTGGCTTTGCTTGGCACACGTTTTACGATGCAGGACGATTTTTATCGTAATGGGTTAAATGAACGGGGAATTATTGCCATTGTGCCGAATGAGTCGCAGCAAACCGAAATTCACCGCATTATTTTTGAAGAGCTATGCTTTGGCAAGTTTCTGTCAACATCGAAACAGTATTACTTGGATGTGATTACTGATCTTCAGCGGCAAGGTGCCGAAGGAGTGATTTTAGGTTGTACCGAAATTGGTTTGTTGATTCAGCAAGCCGATCTTACATTGCCATTTTTTGATACATCTATGCTACATTCTCAAATGGCAGCAGAATTCATTTTGAGCGATAAGTAA